The sequence CTCGCGAGGTACGAGGCCTTCCTCGACGCCCGCGGGATCGATACGCTGCGCGGCGTCACGCGCGACGACGTCTCCGAGTTCGCCCAGGCGATCGGCACGGGGGAGGACGGCGGACGCGCGCTGGCTCCCTCTTCCGCCTCGCGCGTCGTCGTGGCGGTGCGCGGCTGGCACCGGTTCGCGGTCCAGGAGGGCTGGAGCGATGACGACCCGTCGCTCCAGGTCAAGCCCCGCGCGGTGCCGCGCCGACTGCCCAAGGCGATCGCGACCGATCAGGTCGAGGCGATCCTCGAAGCCGCGTCGACGGGAGAGGGGGGCGCACCGCTGCGCGATCGCGCGCTGCTCGAGCTCGTGTACGCGACCGGCGCCCGCATCTCGGAGGCAGTCGGCCTCGACGTGGACGATGTGTCGCTCGAGCCGGGCTCGGAGTCCGTGCTGCTGCGGGGCAAGGGTCGCAAGGAGCGCGTCGTCCCTCTCGGCGCCTTCGCGGCGCGGGCCCTGCACGCCTACCTGGTGAGGGGACGTCCAGGATTCGCTGCCGCAGGGAAGGGAACCCCCGCGCTGTTCCTCAACACGCGCGGAGGACGCCTCTCGCGCCAGTCCGCGTGGACGATCCTCAGGGCCGCGTCGGAGCGCGCCGGCGTGCCCGACGTGAGCCCGCACACGCTGCGTCATTCGTTCGCGACCCATCTCATCTCGGGCGGCGCGGATGTCCGCGTGGTGCAGGAGCTGCTCGGCCACGCGTCGGTGACCACCACCCAGGTGTACACCCTGGTGACACGCGAC comes from Demequina sp. NBRC 110054 and encodes:
- a CDS encoding site-specific tyrosine recombinase XerD, whose protein sequence is MLAGQREGYLAHLAVERGLSDNTLSAYRRDLARYEAFLDARGIDTLRGVTRDDVSEFAQAIGTGEDGGRALAPSSASRVVVAVRGWHRFAVQEGWSDDDPSLQVKPRAVPRRLPKAIATDQVEAILEAASTGEGGAPLRDRALLELVYATGARISEAVGLDVDDVSLEPGSESVLLRGKGRKERVVPLGAFAARALHAYLVRGRPGFAAAGKGTPALFLNTRGGRLSRQSAWTILRAASERAGVPDVSPHTLRHSFATHLISGGADVRVVQELLGHASVTTTQVYTLVTRDSLREAYVLAHPRAREARP